CTGGTGCGCTCGGCCCTGCTGGCGGGGGGACTGCTCGCCTTCGCGCTCTCCTTCGACGAGATCGTGGTGACGACGTTCACGGCCGGGCCCGGCATCGAGACCCTGCCGATCTGGATCTTCAACAACATGACGCGGCCTCAGCAGGCCCCGGTCGTGAACGTCGTGGCGGCGGTGCTCGTCCTGCTCTCCGTGCTCCCGATCTACGCGGCCCAGCGGCTGTCCGCCGACACGGCGTCCGGGAGCCGGGTGTGAACGGGAGCGGGAGGTGGTGCGGGCCGGCTACCCGGTGAACTCCCGCATCCGACGCGCGCCGCCGTGGACTGTTCCGGCCGTGCTTCCCGACCAGAGAAGCATGTGACATAGTACTGGCGTGAGCGAGCGACCGACCTGTGATGTCGTGGTCGTCGGAGCCGGAATGGTCGGCGCGGCCTGCGCGCTGTACGCGGCCCGGGCGGGCCTCGACGTCGCTCTGGTGGACCGCGGCCCGGTGGCCGGCGGGACCACTGGCGCCGGTGAGGGCAATCTGCTCGTCTCCGACAAGGAACCCGGGCCCGAACTCGACCTCGCGCTGCTGTCGGGGCGTCTGTGGGCCGACCTCGGGGAGGAGCTGGGCGAGGCCTTCGAGTACGAGGCCAAGGGGGGCGTCGTCGTGGCCGCCACGCCCGAGGGGCTCACCGCGCTGGAGACGTTCGCGGCGGGACAACGAGCCGCCGGCGTCGCGGCGGTGCCGGTCGCCGCCGACCAACTGCACGCCTTGGAACCCCACTTGGCACCCGGCCTCACGGGCGCCGTGCACTACCCCCAGGACACCCAGGTGATGCCGGCGCTCGCCGCGGCGCACCTCGTACGGGCCTCGGGAGCACGGCTGCTGACGGGGCGGACGGTGACCGAGGTGCTGCGCACGGCGGACGGGGCGGTACGCGGCGTGCGGACCGACCGTGGTGACCTCCACGCCCCGGTGGTCGTCAACGCGGCCGGCACCTGGGGTGCCGAAGTGGCCGCGCTCGCGGGCGTCTTCCTGCCCGTTCTGCCCCGACGCGGCTTCGTGCTGGTGACCGAACCACTGCCGCGCCGGGTGCGGCACAAGGTGTATGCCGCGGACTACGTCGCCGACGTGGCCAGCGACTCGGCCGCGCTGGGTACCTCACCCGTCGTGGAGGGCACCGCGGCGGGGCCCATCCTGATCGGCGCGAGTCGTGAACGGGTCGGCTTCGACCGGTCGTTCTCGCTGCCGGCCGTACGGGCGCTGGCGGCCGGGGCGACCAGACTGTTCCCGTTCCTCGCCGACGTACGGGCCCTGCGGACGTATCTGGGCTTCCGGCCGTACATGCCCGACCACCTGCCCGCGATCGGCCCCGATCCACGGGTGCCGGGGCTCTTCCACGCCTGCGGGCACGAGGGCGCGGGAATCGGCCTCGCCACCGGCACCGGGCGGCTGATCGCGCAGGCCGTCGCGGGCGGGACGCCCGACCTGGACCTCACGCCGTTCCGGCCCGACCGCTTCCCGGAGGAGGGCGGGTGAATCCCCTGGAGCTGGTCGGGGCCGAGCCGGGCCCCGCGTTCACCCTCACCCTGGACGGCCGCGAGATCACGGCCCTGCCCGGGCAGACCGTCGCCGCCGCGCTGTGGGCGGCGGGCGTCACCTCCTGGCGCGTCACCCGCGGCGCGGGACGCCCGCGCGGCGT
This portion of the Streptomyces mirabilis genome encodes:
- a CDS encoding FAD-binding oxidoreductase, producing MSERPTCDVVVVGAGMVGAACALYAARAGLDVALVDRGPVAGGTTGAGEGNLLVSDKEPGPELDLALLSGRLWADLGEELGEAFEYEAKGGVVVAATPEGLTALETFAAGQRAAGVAAVPVAADQLHALEPHLAPGLTGAVHYPQDTQVMPALAAAHLVRASGARLLTGRTVTEVLRTADGAVRGVRTDRGDLHAPVVVNAAGTWGAEVAALAGVFLPVLPRRGFVLVTEPLPRRVRHKVYAADYVADVASDSAALGTSPVVEGTAAGPILIGASRERVGFDRSFSLPAVRALAAGATRLFPFLADVRALRTYLGFRPYMPDHLPAIGPDPRVPGLFHACGHEGAGIGLATGTGRLIAQAVAGGTPDLDLTPFRPDRFPEEGG
- a CDS encoding (2Fe-2S)-binding protein produces the protein MNPLELVGAEPGPAFTLTLDGREITALPGQTVAAALWAAGVTSWRVTRGAGRPRGVFCGIGVCFDCLVTVNDRPNQRACLVPVRAGDTIRTQEGTGHGD